One window from the genome of Thermococcus alcaliphilus encodes:
- a CDS encoding class I SAM-dependent methyltransferase, producing the protein MSHYYSQEPNVPLKTKMIEVFIRGERFKFITASGVFSFGKLDRGTELLVNNMILEKNWRVLDLGCGYGVIGIVASRFVDYVVMTDINKRAVSIAKKNLKINNVKNAEVRWGHLYEPVKGERFHSIITNPPVHAGKDVLREIVINAPHHLYDGGLLQIVIRTNQGAKYIKGLMEENFKEVKEIAKGSGFRVYAGIA; encoded by the coding sequence ATGAGCCACTACTACTCTCAAGAGCCAAATGTTCCGTTAAAGACCAAGATGATTGAGGTATTTATTAGAGGGGAGCGTTTTAAATTTATAACAGCCAGCGGTGTCTTTTCCTTTGGCAAGCTGGATAGAGGGACAGAACTCCTTGTAAATAATATGATACTTGAGAAAAACTGGCGGGTTCTTGATTTGGGATGCGGTTACGGGGTGATTGGAATCGTTGCTTCCCGCTTTGTTGATTACGTTGTGATGACCGACATAAACAAAAGAGCTGTGAGCATAGCAAAGAAAAACTTAAAAATCAACAACGTTAAGAATGCCGAGGTAAGATGGGGCCATCTTTATGAGCCTGTAAAGGGAGAAAGGTTCCACAGCATAATAACGAATCCTCCAGTGCATGCTGGGAAGGATGTGTTGAGGGAAATAGTTATAAATGCACCCCATCATCTCTACGATGGAGGATTACTTCAAATTGTCATTCGCACTAATCAAGGCGCAAAGTATATTAAGGGACTCATGGAGGAGAACTTCAAGGAAGTAAAAGAAATTGCGAAGGGATCGGGCTTTAGGGTGTATGCCGGGATCGCCTAG
- a CDS encoding 30S ribosomal protein S13: MADFRHIVRVANVDIDGHKQLRWALTGIRGIGINFATMVCRVAGLDPKMKAGYLTDEQVKVIEAVLEDPVKHGIPAWAVNRPKDYETGRDLHLTGAKLVMAWREDVNRLRRIRAYRGIRHELGLPLRGQRTRSNFRRGTTVGVSRRKK; the protein is encoded by the coding sequence ATGGCTGACTTTAGACATATCGTGCGTGTAGCAAATGTTGATATAGATGGGCACAAACAGCTTAGATGGGCCCTCACTGGAATTAGGGGTATAGGAATAAACTTTGCAACAATGGTATGCAGAGTTGCAGGGTTAGATCCAAAAATGAAGGCAGGTTACCTTACCGATGAGCAAGTAAAGGTCATTGAGGCTGTGCTTGAAGATCCAGTAAAACACGGCATTCCCGCATGGGCAGTAAACAGACCAAAGGACTACGAGACTGGAAGAGACTTACACCTTACTGGAGCAAAGCTCGTTATGGCATGGCGTGAGGACGTTAACAGGCTCAGGAGAATCAGGGCTTATAGAGGTATTAGGCATGAACTTGGTCTTCCATTGAGAGGACAGAGGACTAGATCAAACTTCAGAAGAGGAACTACAGTTGGTGTTAGCAGAAGGAAGAAGTGA
- a CDS encoding 30S ribosomal protein S4, with the protein MGDPKRQRKRYETPSHPWIKERLDRERVLMQKYALKNKKELWKHETQLKNFRRRARRLLAARGKQAEIERAQLLQRLARLGLLQEGAHLDDVLSLTIEDILERRLQTMVFKKGLARTIKQARQLIVHGHIEVNGQIIRSPSYLVLKEEEDGITYAKTSPFANSQHPERMVIEEAQKGEAQ; encoded by the coding sequence ATGGGAGATCCAAAAAGGCAAAGGAAGAGATATGAAACTCCCTCTCATCCTTGGATTAAGGAGAGACTCGACAGAGAGAGAGTGTTGATGCAGAAGTATGCTCTCAAAAACAAGAAGGAGCTTTGGAAGCACGAGACACAACTTAAGAACTTTAGAAGAAGGGCAAGAAGATTATTGGCTGCTAGAGGTAAGCAGGCAGAAATTGAAAGAGCTCAGCTCCTCCAGAGATTGGCTAGATTAGGACTGCTTCAAGAGGGAGCTCACCTTGATGATGTCCTTTCACTTACAATAGAGGACATTCTTGAGAGAAGACTACAAACGATGGTATTTAAGAAGGGATTGGCAAGAACAATAAAGCAGGCCAGACAGCTAATCGTCCATGGACACATTGAAGTAAACGGCCAAATAATAAGATCTCCAAGTTACCTGGTGCTCAAGGAAGAGGAAGATGGCATAACATACGCGAAGACTTCACCTTTTGCAAACTCCCAGCACCCTGAGAGAATGGTTATCGAAGAGGCCCAAAAGGGTGAGGCACAATGA
- a CDS encoding 30S ribosomal protein S11, producing MSEEVNIKKKEKWGVAHIYASYNNTIIHITDLTGAETISRWSGGMVVKADRDESSPYAAMIAAKRAAEEALEKGIVGVHIKVRAPGGSKSKNPGPGAQAAIRALARAGLRIGRVEDVTPIPHDGTRPKGGRRGRRV from the coding sequence ATGAGTGAGGAAGTTAACATCAAAAAGAAGGAAAAATGGGGAGTTGCCCACATATATGCCTCTTACAACAACACAATCATCCACATAACCGACTTAACCGGAGCTGAGACAATATCAAGATGGAGCGGTGGAATGGTGGTTAAGGCAGATAGAGACGAGTCATCTCCCTATGCTGCAATGATTGCCGCTAAGAGAGCCGCCGAAGAAGCCCTCGAAAAGGGCATTGTGGGAGTTCACATAAAAGTTAGAGCACCAGGTGGAAGCAAAAGCAAGAACCCAGGGCCTGGAGCACAGGCAGCCATTAGAGCTCTCGCAAGAGCAGGGCTCAGAATAGGCAGAGTTGAGGATGTTACACCAATACCGCACGATGGTACAAGACCAAAAGGTGGCAGAAGGGGAAGGAGAGTTTGA
- a CDS encoding DNA-directed RNA polymerase subunit D, producing the protein MRKMQIKILEKRDNAIRFILERVDVAFANALRRTIIGEVPTFAVDEVEFYENDSALFDEIIAHRLALIPLTTPSDRFELDALELDDYTVTLSLEAEGPAIIYSGDLKSDDPDVKPVTPDIPIVKLAEGQRLVFNAYAKLGRGKDHAKWQPGFAYYKYLTKVHVSKEIPNWEKIKELAARKKLPIEENENELIITTLTSFYLPREFDPYLGDKIKEEVVPNTFVFTVESNGELPVEEIVALALKILMRKSDKFINELHKLAE; encoded by the coding sequence GTGAGAAAAATGCAAATAAAAATTCTTGAAAAAAGGGACAATGCAATCCGCTTCATTTTAGAGAGGGTTGATGTTGCATTTGCAAATGCACTGAGGAGAACGATAATAGGGGAAGTTCCAACTTTTGCCGTTGATGAGGTGGAGTTCTACGAGAACGATTCTGCCCTTTTTGATGAGATTATTGCTCACAGACTAGCACTAATTCCTCTAACAACACCATCGGACAGATTTGAGCTAGATGCCTTGGAGTTAGATGACTACACCGTTACATTGAGTCTGGAAGCTGAAGGTCCTGCCATAATTTATTCGGGAGATTTAAAGAGCGATGATCCAGATGTAAAACCCGTAACTCCCGATATTCCAATAGTCAAACTAGCGGAAGGCCAGAGGCTTGTTTTTAACGCATATGCGAAGCTTGGTAGAGGAAAAGACCATGCGAAATGGCAGCCCGGCTTTGCATACTACAAATATCTCACAAAAGTGCATGTAAGCAAGGAGATCCCCAACTGGGAGAAAATTAAAGAGCTCGCAGCTAGAAAGAAGCTTCCCATCGAAGAAAACGAGAACGAGCTTATCATAACCACTCTAACGAGCTTCTATTTGCCGAGAGAGTTTGATCCGTATTTAGGAGATAAAATTAAGGAAGAAGTAGTGCCAAATACATTCGTCTTTACGGTAGAAAGCAATGGAGAACTGCCCGTTGAGGAAATAGTAGCTTTAGCGCTCAAAATTTTAATGAGAAAGAGCGATAAATTTATAAACGAGCTTCATAAATTAGCCGAATAG
- a CDS encoding 50S ribosomal protein L18e yields the protein MKRTGPTDINLRRLIRYLRKKSNEENVKIWKDIAWRLERPRRQRAEVNISRINRYTKEGDMVIVPGSVLGAGNLDHKVIVAAWKFSEKAKEKIIQAGGEAITIEELVERNPKGSGVIIME from the coding sequence ATGAAGAGGACTGGTCCAACTGATATTAACCTGAGAAGGCTCATTCGCTATCTGAGAAAGAAGTCCAACGAGGAGAACGTTAAAATATGGAAAGATATAGCCTGGCGCTTAGAAAGGCCGAGAAGGCAGAGGGCTGAGGTAAACATTAGCAGGATAAACAGATATACCAAGGAAGGAGATATGGTAATAGTCCCAGGAAGTGTTCTTGGAGCTGGAAACTTGGATCATAAGGTCATAGTTGCTGCATGGAAGTTCAGTGAAAAGGCAAAAGAAAAGATTATTCAAGCAGGTGGGGAGGCAATAACAATCGAAGAGCTTGTAGAGAGAAATCCAAAGGGTAGTGGAGTAATCATAATGGAGTGA
- the rplM gene encoding 50S ribosomal protein L13 produces MRIINADGLILGRLASKVAKMLLEGEEVVIVNAEKAIITGNREFIFEKYKQRTELRTRTNPRKGPFYPKRSDEIVRRTIRGMLPWKTDRGRKAFKRLKVYAGIPKEFEDKELETIAEAHMSRLKTPKYVTVGEVAKFLGGKF; encoded by the coding sequence ATGAGGATTATTAATGCTGATGGTTTAATACTCGGAAGGCTCGCTTCAAAAGTTGCCAAAATGCTCCTTGAAGGAGAAGAAGTGGTTATCGTTAACGCTGAAAAGGCAATCATCACCGGAAACAGGGAGTTCATCTTTGAGAAGTACAAGCAGAGAACAGAACTAAGAACAAGAACAAACCCAAGAAAAGGACCCTTCTATCCAAAAAGAAGCGACGAAATAGTTAGAAGAACCATTAGGGGCATGCTTCCATGGAAAACTGACAGAGGAAGGAAAGCCTTTAAGAGACTAAAGGTCTACGCTGGAATCCCAAAAGAGTTTGAAGACAAAGAGTTGGAGACAATTGCTGAAGCTCATATGTCAAGACTTAAAACCCCCAAATATGTAACTGTTGGAGAGGTTGCCAAATTCCTTGGTGGAAAGTTCTGA
- a CDS encoding 30S ribosomal protein S9, whose amino-acid sequence MRIIQTAGKRKTAIARATIREGKGRVRINSKPVEIIEPEIARFTIMEPLVLAGEEIVSKVDIDVKVEGGGFMGQAEAARVAIARALVEWTGDMNLKEKFMKYDRTMLVGDSRRTEPHKPNRSTKGPRAKRQKSYR is encoded by the coding sequence ATGAGGATAATCCAAACTGCAGGAAAGAGAAAAACTGCTATCGCGAGAGCTACCATAAGAGAAGGTAAAGGGAGAGTTAGGATCAACAGCAAGCCCGTTGAGATTATTGAGCCAGAAATAGCCCGTTTCACAATAATGGAGCCACTTGTTTTGGCTGGAGAGGAGATAGTTAGCAAAGTAGACATTGACGTCAAAGTCGAAGGCGGAGGTTTCATGGGGCAGGCCGAGGCTGCGAGGGTTGCAATAGCAAGGGCATTGGTAGAATGGACCGGCGACATGAACCTCAAAGAAAAGTTTATGAAGTATGACAGGACTATGCTTGTTGGCGATTCAAGAAGAACAGAACCACACAAGCCAAATCGCTCTACAAAGGGTCCAAGGGCAAAGAGACAAAAGAGTTACCGTTGA
- a CDS encoding DNA-directed RNA polymerase subunit N, translating to MIVPVRCFTCGKVIGDKYYIFKERVEKGEDPEKVLDELGLERYCCRRMLLSHVELIDEIMHYRVY from the coding sequence TTGATAGTTCCTGTGAGATGTTTCACCTGCGGAAAGGTGATTGGGGATAAGTATTACATCTTTAAAGAGCGTGTTGAAAAAGGGGAAGACCCCGAAAAAGTACTCGATGAGCTTGGACTTGAGAGATACTGCTGCAGGAGAATGCTCCTCAGCCACGTTGAATTGATAGATGAGATAATGCACTACAGAGTATATTGA
- a CDS encoding DNA-directed RNA polymerase subunit K, with protein sequence MFRYTRFEKARIIGARALQISMGAPVLIDVPEGATPLEAAIMEFEKGIIPITVIRPS encoded by the coding sequence ATGTTTAGATACACAAGATTTGAGAAGGCTCGTATAATAGGAGCAAGGGCACTGCAGATCTCCATGGGGGCTCCTGTGTTAATTGACGTACCGGAAGGAGCCACACCGTTAGAAGCTGCGATAATGGAGTTTGAGAAGGGTATAATCCCAATAACAGTCATAAGGCCGAGTTGA
- the rpsB gene encoding 30S ribosomal protein S2, translating into MEEYLVPLDQYLAAGVHIGTQQKTKDMKRFIYRVRQDGLYVLDVRKTDERLRAAGKFLAKFDPDRILAVSVRLYGQKPVKKFGEVTGARAIPGRFLPGTMTNPQVKNFFEPDVLIVTDPRADHQAMKEAIEIGIPIVALVDTENLLSYVDLAIPTNNKGRKALALIYWILAREVLFNRGDINSREDFKVPVEEFEMKIIRG; encoded by the coding sequence ATGGAAGAGTATTTGGTTCCACTCGACCAATATTTGGCTGCGGGTGTTCACATTGGAACACAGCAAAAAACAAAGGATATGAAGCGCTTCATATACAGGGTTAGGCAAGATGGTCTATACGTGCTCGATGTAAGGAAAACAGACGAGAGACTCAGGGCTGCAGGAAAGTTCTTGGCAAAGTTCGATCCAGATAGGATATTAGCGGTAAGTGTAAGGCTCTATGGCCAAAAGCCAGTCAAGAAGTTTGGAGAAGTTACTGGGGCAAGGGCAATACCTGGAAGATTTTTACCCGGAACAATGACAAACCCACAGGTTAAGAACTTCTTTGAGCCCGATGTTTTGATAGTAACAGACCCAAGAGCAGACCATCAAGCGATGAAAGAAGCAATAGAGATTGGAATCCCAATAGTGGCTCTTGTCGATACGGAGAACCTTTTGAGCTATGTGGACTTGGCAATTCCAACGAACAACAAAGGAAGAAAGGCTTTGGCTCTAATTTACTGGATACTTGCAAGAGAAGTCCTCTTTAACAGAGGGGACATCAACAGCAGAGAAGACTTCAAAGTCCCTGTGGAAGAGTTTGAGATGAAAATAATCAGAGGATGA
- a CDS encoding nitroreductase family protein has translation MELDEVIFNRMSVRYYEERSVEEEKLEDLIKSAIRAPTASGLENWLFVVYKDENIRKRIHEIMYEAHAEYYRAYGLPEEKIEKLKAKIFEKGMYKAPVYVGVFVDKETRFLKGKEYEEIEFLWSVESAAMAIENLMLKAVELGLGTCYIGVTSLEKYQRELREMAELGENWYLVGLVPVGYPAEKITPRPRRKSLEKILKII, from the coding sequence ATGGAGCTAGATGAGGTAATATTTAACAGGATGTCCGTGAGATATTACGAAGAGAGAAGCGTAGAAGAAGAAAAGCTAGAAGACCTAATAAAATCTGCAATAAGGGCTCCTACTGCAAGTGGTCTTGAAAACTGGTTGTTTGTAGTTTATAAAGACGAGAACATCAGAAAGCGAATCCACGAAATAATGTACGAAGCTCATGCGGAGTATTACCGTGCATACGGCTTACCTGAAGAAAAAATAGAAAAACTAAAAGCGAAGATATTTGAAAAAGGAATGTACAAAGCTCCAGTTTATGTAGGGGTTTTTGTCGATAAAGAAACGCGCTTCTTAAAAGGGAAAGAATACGAGGAAATTGAATTCCTCTGGAGTGTTGAAAGTGCTGCAATGGCGATAGAGAACCTTATGCTCAAGGCAGTGGAACTTGGCTTGGGAACGTGTTACATAGGAGTTACCAGCTTGGAGAAATACCAGAGGGAGCTTAGGGAAATGGCGGAACTTGGCGAGAATTGGTACCTTGTGGGGTTAGTTCCCGTAGGGTATCCTGCTGAAAAAATAACTCCCAGGCCGAGGAGAAAATCCTTAGAAAAAATCCTCAAAATAATTTAA
- the thiI gene encoding tRNA uracil 4-sulfurtransferase ThiI produces MLNAIIVRYGEIGTKSPKTRRWFENILINNIKEALVSEGIKYKNVFAKHGRIIVKTNKAEEGVEVLKRVFGIVSLSPSAEIDAELEKIYKTSLKLFRRKLRALGVEEPKFRVTVRRITKEFPLKSQELAAKVGEYILKNEDCKVDLKNYDIEVGIELMEGKAYVYVDKVQGFGGLPVGTQGKVVALLSGGIDSPVAAFLMMKRGCEVIPVHIYMGEKTLEKVRKIWNQLKKYHYGGKSDLIVIKPQEREKVIQTLKQLKKENYTCVFCKYMMVKKADKIAREFGAKGIVMGDSLGQVASQTLENMYIVSQASDLPIYRPLVGLDKEEIVEIAKSIGTFELSILPEDEIPFIPKHPVIRGSWEEFKKLYKSVFGEEPRKRGCQ; encoded by the coding sequence ATGCTAAATGCCATAATAGTCAGATACGGCGAGATAGGCACAAAATCCCCAAAAACGAGGAGATGGTTCGAGAACATTTTAATCAACAACATAAAAGAAGCTTTAGTGAGTGAGGGTATAAAGTACAAGAACGTCTTTGCAAAGCACGGCAGAATCATAGTGAAGACAAACAAGGCTGAAGAAGGCGTGGAGGTTCTTAAAAGGGTTTTTGGTATAGTCTCACTTTCACCTTCTGCCGAGATAGATGCAGAGCTTGAGAAGATATATAAAACTTCTCTAAAACTTTTTAGGAGGAAGCTGAGGGCACTTGGAGTGGAAGAGCCGAAGTTCAGAGTAACCGTAAGGAGGATAACCAAGGAGTTTCCCCTTAAAAGCCAAGAGCTGGCTGCTAAAGTTGGTGAGTACATACTGAAAAACGAAGATTGCAAAGTAGATTTAAAGAACTATGACATTGAGGTTGGCATCGAGCTAATGGAAGGAAAAGCCTATGTTTATGTTGATAAAGTCCAAGGGTTTGGTGGTCTTCCAGTAGGAACCCAAGGAAAGGTTGTGGCTCTTTTAAGTGGGGGTATAGACTCGCCGGTTGCGGCTTTTCTGATGATGAAGCGAGGATGTGAAGTGATCCCTGTCCACATTTATATGGGAGAGAAGACCCTTGAGAAGGTCAGGAAAATCTGGAACCAGCTAAAGAAATACCACTACGGGGGCAAAAGTGACCTGATAGTTATTAAACCACAGGAAAGGGAGAAAGTTATTCAAACACTAAAGCAGCTTAAAAAAGAAAACTATACATGTGTTTTCTGCAAGTACATGATGGTCAAAAAAGCTGACAAGATTGCAAGGGAATTTGGGGCAAAAGGAATCGTTATGGGAGACTCCCTAGGCCAGGTGGCATCTCAAACACTGGAGAACATGTACATAGTAAGCCAAGCAAGCGATCTGCCAATCTACAGGCCATTGGTAGGGCTGGATAAAGAGGAAATTGTGGAGATTGCTAAAAGCATTGGAACCTTTGAACTCTCTATACTTCCGGAAGATGAGATACCGTTTATCCCAAAGCATCCAGTGATAAGGGGCTCGTGGGAGGAGTTCAAAAAGCTGTACAAATCAGTCTTCGGTGAAGAACCGAGAAAAAGGGGATGTCAATGA
- a CDS encoding DUF998 domain-containing protein, which yields MKRWVRILGLSFPFLTFGGIFIAIYLNPWFSLTENALSDMGSIKNPIEYVFNSLLVFLGLLGLVFGVEMLKEKRVTVLFPLGMISLLLVGIFPEEYKPHSFFALSFYILLFADIFICGLRQRSKKKSALIWLLSSPLVFIMMLYLTRVFEGLAIPELVGALFINAWIVYLALEVEQ from the coding sequence ATGAAAAGGTGGGTAAGAATTTTGGGGCTTTCCTTTCCGTTTCTTACTTTTGGTGGAATCTTTATTGCAATTTACTTAAATCCTTGGTTTTCTTTAACTGAAAATGCCCTCAGCGATATGGGGTCTATTAAAAACCCTATAGAGTATGTTTTTAATTCTCTCCTCGTTTTTCTCGGCTTGCTGGGCCTTGTATTTGGGGTTGAGATGCTAAAGGAGAAGAGAGTTACCGTGCTTTTTCCTCTCGGAATGATTTCCTTGCTACTTGTGGGAATTTTTCCCGAAGAGTATAAGCCCCATTCGTTTTTTGCACTGTCCTTTTACATTTTGCTCTTTGCGGACATCTTTATCTGTGGTTTAAGACAGAGGAGCAAGAAGAAATCTGCTTTAATATGGCTCCTTAGCAGTCCGCTAGTTTTTATAATGATGCTTTACCTTACTAGGGTATTTGAGGGACTCGCTATTCCGGAGCTTGTAGGGGCACTCTTCATAAACGCCTGGATAGTCTACCTAGCCCTGGAGGTGGAACAATGA
- a CDS encoding cysteine synthase family protein: protein MGGMYFAKLEFFNPFSRSIKDRAVFNLIMKAMERGDINGTRRLFEATSGNVGIAMAAMSNLFGIEFRAYLPKPTPNTTQTLLRVLGAEVVKTEFETIDPKMIEFVKKEAEKANAVNLNQFENDDNFEAHYKYTAREIDEQLKSIGQKPDVIVAGIGTSGHIAGIAKYFKERYDTKIVGVVPAEGEKIPGIKRLETKPKWFFKVEIDKVMEITQREAIEGSIQVARRDGLLIGLSSGAVVKAFERIRDKYPGTAVLIFPDDGFKYVEAFERYLSEGR from the coding sequence ATAGGGGGGATGTATTTTGCCAAACTGGAGTTCTTTAACCCATTCAGCAGAAGCATAAAAGATAGGGCTGTTTTTAATCTTATTATGAAGGCTATGGAGCGAGGAGACATTAACGGCACGAGGAGGCTTTTTGAGGCAACCTCAGGAAATGTTGGCATAGCTATGGCAGCTATGTCAAACCTCTTTGGCATTGAATTCAGGGCTTATCTTCCAAAACCTACTCCCAACACAACCCAGACTCTGCTGAGAGTTCTTGGTGCTGAGGTAGTAAAAACCGAATTTGAAACTATTGATCCAAAGATGATAGAGTTCGTTAAAAAAGAAGCAGAAAAGGCAAATGCAGTAAATCTAAACCAGTTTGAGAATGATGACAACTTTGAAGCCCACTACAAATACACTGCAAGGGAGATTGATGAGCAGCTTAAAAGCATAGGACAGAAACCAGATGTAATCGTTGCTGGAATAGGGACTTCAGGACATATAGCAGGGATAGCAAAATACTTCAAGGAGCGCTATGATACGAAGATTGTTGGAGTTGTTCCAGCCGAGGGTGAGAAGATTCCTGGGATAAAGAGACTTGAAACAAAGCCGAAGTGGTTTTTTAAAGTGGAAATTGATAAAGTGATGGAGATAACCCAGAGGGAAGCAATCGAAGGCTCTATACAAGTGGCCAGAAGAGATGGTCTTTTAATAGGGCTAAGTTCAGGTGCAGTGGTCAAGGCCTTTGAGAGAATTCGCGACAAATATCCGGGAACGGCAGTCTTAATTTTTCCGGACGATGGGTTTAAATATGTTGAGGCATTTGAGAGATACTTGAGTGAGGGCCGATGA
- a CDS encoding carbohydrate kinase family protein: MIYAIGEILIDFIAKEEGKLKDVREFEKHPGGAPANVVVDLRRLGVKSALISKVGDDPFGEFLIEELKKERVETKYIIKDTNKHTGIVFVQLIGAKPEFILYDGVAYFNLRKEEIQWDFMKDAELLHFGSVLFAREPSRSTVFDVLRAVKGKVPISYDVNIRLDLWRGREKEMLKDIEEALKLTDIVKIGDGELEYLNKNGIALEDFNFALVGITRGAEGSTIIHKDIRVDVPSFKVEPVDTTGAGDAFMAALLASLFYMGKLDILEFSKEELKELGSFANLVAALSTTKRGAWSVPSLEEVLKHRKFSFLP, translated from the coding sequence ATGATATACGCAATAGGAGAAATTCTAATAGATTTTATTGCAAAAGAAGAGGGAAAACTAAAAGACGTTAGAGAATTTGAAAAGCATCCTGGGGGGGCTCCAGCGAATGTTGTAGTTGACCTGAGAAGGCTTGGGGTAAAAAGTGCACTGATAAGCAAAGTCGGTGACGACCCTTTTGGTGAATTTCTTATAGAAGAACTCAAAAAAGAAAGAGTTGAAACAAAATACATAATAAAGGACACTAACAAACATACAGGAATAGTCTTTGTCCAGCTTATAGGAGCAAAGCCCGAGTTTATACTGTATGATGGTGTGGCTTACTTTAACCTAAGGAAGGAAGAGATACAATGGGACTTTATGAAGGATGCTGAGCTTTTACATTTTGGAAGTGTCCTCTTTGCGAGAGAACCAAGCAGGTCAACGGTGTTCGATGTTCTTAGAGCGGTTAAAGGGAAAGTTCCCATTAGCTATGATGTTAATATCAGACTCGATTTGTGGAGAGGAAGAGAGAAAGAAATGCTCAAAGACATAGAAGAAGCCCTTAAGCTCACAGATATAGTAAAAATTGGAGATGGGGAGCTGGAGTACCTCAACAAAAATGGAATAGCCCTTGAGGACTTCAACTTCGCTCTTGTTGGGATAACAAGAGGAGCTGAAGGAAGTACAATTATCCACAAAGACATAAGGGTTGATGTGCCTTCGTTTAAAGTTGAGCCTGTAGATACCACTGGAGCCGGAGATGCCTTCATGGCAGCCCTATTAGCATCTCTTTTCTACATGGGCAAGCTTGACATACTGGAGTTCTCCAAAGAAGAGCTAAAAGAGTTGGGAAGCTTTGCAAACCTGGTGGCTGCGCTCTCAACTACAAAACGCGGAGCCTGGAGCGTGCCGAGTTTAGAAGAGGTTTTGAAGCATAGGAAATTCAGCTTTCTTCCGTAG